A genomic region of Exiguobacterium oxidotolerans JCM 12280 contains the following coding sequences:
- a CDS encoding methyl-accepting chemotaxis protein, whose product MVSPLEQLSTKILSRLIPTLITVAHPLIFIFAQMDYVSMQAFYQFLIGGVLLTVALLAGHHFFGQYSSGKYIQIALTYMVLALVIITLPTESIWTIAYLYLVMSVVYLIPRIVVMAGVLGLLELVMFTSIGTVEFTNLFDLIVALVIYLMTFAAAVFVAVFGRNVMTEVQRQQEKAETYAEVSRTTLAQSAATATDVTTFTEEMSETVDTAKASFEKIDDAMKMLAANSAKNATSVRQIRQMNESNVQSLADVTLAVDRALERSSSSKVTAENSQETISEAGESLQQLTVSMGESVTSFGQLAGRFQEIVTITSSINAIATQTNLLSLNASIEAARAGEFGKGFTVVAQEIRNLSSQTAEASKEINQIIERVERDVTNTGSAINASTTLLRQQEERMQRSQEALQTIAADSSDSVQAISGARQQFATITSSLTDITQATEQLDAFMDLLLTSSDQLSGLTRSQVEQIRDLQHAIHALNATASTLRETTQKG is encoded by the coding sequence ATGGTATCGCCGCTCGAACAGCTCAGTACTAAAATCTTATCGCGTCTCATCCCGACATTGATTACAGTCGCCCATCCGTTGATTTTCATTTTTGCCCAGATGGATTACGTTTCGATGCAAGCTTTTTATCAATTTTTAATCGGTGGTGTGCTATTGACTGTGGCGTTACTCGCCGGGCATCATTTTTTCGGACAATATTCGAGTGGCAAGTACATCCAAATCGCGTTGACATACATGGTACTCGCCCTTGTCATTATTACCTTACCGACAGAGAGTATTTGGACGATTGCCTATCTATACCTCGTTATGTCGGTCGTCTACTTGATTCCCCGGATTGTCGTGATGGCGGGAGTACTCGGTCTGCTCGAACTCGTCATGTTTACAAGCATCGGAACGGTTGAGTTTACGAATCTGTTCGACTTGATTGTTGCGCTCGTTATTTACTTGATGACGTTCGCAGCTGCCGTCTTTGTTGCTGTGTTCGGTCGCAACGTCATGACGGAAGTTCAGCGTCAACAGGAAAAAGCGGAGACGTATGCAGAAGTTTCGCGGACGACGCTTGCTCAGTCCGCTGCGACTGCGACAGATGTGACGACGTTTACGGAAGAAATGAGTGAAACGGTCGATACGGCAAAAGCGTCATTCGAAAAAATCGATGATGCGATGAAGATGCTTGCTGCGAACTCGGCGAAAAATGCGACATCCGTCCGGCAAATTCGGCAAATGAACGAAAGTAACGTCCAGTCGCTTGCCGATGTCACATTAGCCGTCGACCGGGCACTTGAGCGAAGTTCGTCATCGAAAGTCACGGCAGAGAACAGTCAAGAGACAATCAGTGAAGCGGGTGAGTCACTCCAACAATTGACGGTCAGCATGGGTGAGTCCGTGACGTCATTCGGTCAGCTCGCAGGACGATTCCAAGAAATCGTGACGATCACGTCGAGCATCAATGCCATCGCGACGCAAACGAATTTACTAAGTTTGAATGCTTCAATCGAAGCGGCACGCGCCGGAGAATTCGGAAAAGGATTCACCGTCGTCGCCCAAGAAATTCGTAACTTGTCGTCACAAACGGCAGAAGCGTCAAAAGAAATCAATCAAATCATCGAGCGCGTCGAACGTGACGTGACGAATACGGGAAGTGCGATCAATGCGAGCACGACGTTACTTCGTCAGCAAGAGGAGCGGATGCAGCGGAGTCAGGAAGCCTTGCAGACGATTGCAGCGGATTCGTCGGATTCAGTCCAAGCAATCAGCGGTGCCCGTCAGCAATTCGCTACGATTACGAGTAGCTTAACGGATATCACGCAGGCGACAGAACAGCTGGATGCCTTCATGGATCTGTTATTGACGAGCAGTGATCAGTTATCCGGTCTGACGCGCTCACAAGTCGAACAGATTCGTGATTTACAGCACGCGATTCATGCGTTGAACGCGACGGCATCGACGCTGCGTGAGACGACGCAAAAAGGTTAA
- the crcB gene encoding fluoride efflux transporter CrcB has product MLYVLVGFAGVLGASARYGLSLAIGQLATGTFPVATVCINLLGCFVLGYATHFLFRTNLLHQYAMTALGTGFIGSFTTFSTFSVEAVTLLRTSLYGFAVLYVLLSLFGGLFCSYLGYALGTRRLRQFTTRRDNT; this is encoded by the coding sequence ATGCTTTATGTTTTAGTCGGTTTCGCCGGTGTACTCGGCGCCTCAGCACGATACGGTCTGAGTCTAGCAATCGGTCAACTAGCGACAGGGACGTTCCCCGTCGCAACGGTCTGCATTAATCTTCTCGGCTGTTTCGTTTTAGGGTATGCCACCCACTTTTTATTCCGCACAAATTTACTTCATCAATATGCGATGACGGCGCTCGGAACAGGCTTCATCGGCTCGTTCACGACATTCTCGACGTTTAGCGTCGAAGCGGTCACGTTACTGCGGACCAGTCTATATGGCTTCGCCGTACTTTATGTCCTCCTTAGTCTATTCGGCGGATTATTTTGTTCGTACCTCGGTTACGCGCTCGGGACGCGCCGTCTCCGGCAGTTCACGACAAGGAGGGATAACACATGA
- a CDS encoding aldose epimerase family protein — translation MITKKEVGRSGERPIIAFTLMNRLGHSVDLLNLGGKITAIRVPDKQGKIENVVLAFDELDQYLDDPHHLGATIGRVGGRIANGAFALEGMNYLLEQNEGDHHLHGGSVNWSNRFFDYEIEGDLLHLSLVSPDGENGYPGQLDVRLTIEWTDEDALTLTYDATTTASTPFSPTNHTYFNLTGDAKTTVEQHRLRMDAPFYVPLDQDALPTGEILSVHETVFDFRTARPLYEVTHAPDEALRQVGSGVDHPFLLKEGGEIVLEEPVSGRTLRVVTEQPGVVVYTGNHLGGDFTIAGRRATPYLGICFETQGLPDAINQPDFPSVVLRAGNRYQKRTTFQFSRIQ, via the coding sequence ATGATTACAAAAAAAGAAGTCGGACGATCCGGCGAACGACCGATCATCGCTTTTACATTGATGAATCGATTGGGACACAGTGTCGACCTGTTGAACCTCGGCGGTAAAATCACGGCGATTCGTGTCCCTGATAAGCAGGGGAAGATTGAGAATGTCGTTCTCGCATTTGACGAGCTCGACCAATATTTAGATGATCCCCATCACTTAGGTGCGACGATTGGTCGTGTCGGAGGACGAATCGCCAATGGGGCATTCGCGCTCGAAGGGATGAACTATCTACTCGAACAAAATGAAGGAGATCATCATTTACATGGTGGGAGTGTCAACTGGTCGAATCGCTTTTTTGATTATGAGATTGAAGGCGATTTGCTTCACTTGTCACTCGTCAGTCCGGATGGTGAGAATGGATATCCGGGACAGCTCGATGTGCGATTGACGATCGAGTGGACGGATGAGGATGCATTGACGTTGACGTATGATGCGACGACGACGGCTTCAACACCGTTTAGTCCGACGAACCATACGTATTTCAATTTAACAGGAGACGCGAAGACGACAGTGGAGCAACACCGCTTGCGGATGGATGCACCATTTTATGTCCCGCTCGATCAAGACGCGTTACCGACGGGCGAAATTTTATCCGTTCATGAGACCGTTTTTGATTTTCGGACAGCGCGGCCGTTATATGAAGTGACGCATGCCCCTGACGAAGCGCTCCGCCAGGTCGGAAGCGGAGTCGATCATCCCTTCCTTCTGAAAGAGGGGGGCGAAATCGTCCTCGAAGAACCAGTCAGTGGTCGGACGTTACGTGTCGTGACAGAACAACCGGGTGTCGTCGTCTATACGGGCAACCATTTAGGGGGAGACTTTACGATTGCCGGTCGTCGCGCGACGCCTTACCTTGGCATCTGTTTTGAGACACAAGGACTGCCGGACGCCATCAATCAACCTGATTTCCCATCCGTCGTCTTACGCGCGGGCAATCGGTATCAAAAGCGGACGACCTTCCAATTTAGCCGAATACAGTGA
- the crcB gene encoding fluoride efflux transporter CrcB has translation MTLLALGLGAFFGAISRFALSQWTKTFWTRDFPLATFIGNVSGSFLLGLVIGLHLDSTWTLFLGTGFLGSFTTFSTFKLETLQLLQHENRRTLALYLGTSYVLGISAAFLGIVCALATN, from the coding sequence ATGACCCTTCTCGCACTCGGACTCGGTGCTTTTTTTGGCGCCATCAGTCGTTTTGCACTCAGTCAGTGGACGAAGACGTTTTGGACGCGCGACTTCCCGCTCGCGACATTCATCGGTAATGTCAGCGGTTCTTTTTTACTCGGTCTCGTCATCGGTCTTCATCTCGATTCGACGTGGACGTTGTTTCTCGGGACGGGATTTCTCGGTTCGTTTACGACCTTTTCGACCTTTAAGCTCGAGACGCTCCAACTGCTCCAACATGAAAATAGACGGACACTCGCTCTTTACCTCGGAACAAGCTACGTCCTTGGCATCAGTGCAGCTTTTCTTGGTATCGTCTGTGCACTCGCAACAAACTAA
- a CDS encoding DegV family protein, whose product MTKIAWVTDSMAYFKKEEADAIGVNVVPIQILLGDTAYNEDTITVERLFRALDADKKLVAKTSQPIFGEFVGTYERLKEEGYDCAIAVHCTNGLSSTVQSSASAAEAASFPVHIIDSHTAFENQQEFIRYGMELEAQGKTVEEITAALTNLSKRTHFYMIVGNMETMRRGGRVSSGDLFLANLLNIKPIITTDEAGKIVPFKKARSLKKAYIEMIKQIENIMRQKTFYKNRIYVATTLAPDMAADLRSSVAAKFPELTILEGTFGPAIGTHAGAETVGLFWLND is encoded by the coding sequence ATGACTAAAATAGCATGGGTGACCGATAGTATGGCCTATTTCAAAAAGGAAGAGGCAGACGCAATCGGCGTCAATGTCGTACCGATTCAAATCTTGCTCGGGGATACTGCCTACAACGAAGACACGATCACAGTCGAGCGTTTGTTCCGCGCACTTGATGCGGACAAGAAGTTGGTCGCAAAGACATCACAACCAATCTTCGGCGAGTTCGTTGGTACGTATGAACGCCTAAAAGAAGAAGGATATGATTGTGCGATTGCTGTGCACTGTACGAATGGATTATCAAGTACGGTCCAAAGTTCTGCATCAGCTGCAGAAGCGGCAAGTTTCCCAGTCCATATCATCGATTCGCATACTGCGTTTGAAAACCAACAAGAGTTCATTCGTTACGGGATGGAGCTCGAAGCACAAGGAAAGACTGTCGAAGAGATTACAGCAGCTTTGACGAACTTATCGAAACGGACGCATTTTTATATGATCGTCGGGAACATGGAGACGATGCGCCGCGGTGGACGGGTTTCGTCAGGAGATTTGTTCCTCGCGAACTTACTCAACATCAAACCGATCATCACGACGGACGAAGCGGGGAAAATCGTTCCGTTTAAAAAGGCACGTTCACTTAAAAAAGCGTATATCGAAATGATTAAACAAATCGAAAATATCATGCGTCAGAAGACATTCTATAAGAACCGGATTTATGTCGCCACGACGCTTGCGCCAGACATGGCAGCCGATCTGCGGAGCAGTGTCGCAGCGAAGTTTCCGGAATTGACGATTCTTGAAGGGACGTTCGGTCCAGCGATTGGAACACATGCCGGAGCAGAAACAGTCGGCCTTTTCTGGTTGAACGATTAA
- a CDS encoding NADP-dependent oxidoreductase → MKAAYIEQYGGSDEFKVGEIEQPTIGVDDVLIEVHAASVNPVDWKLREGYLKEMLSYDMPLVIGWDVSGVIKEVGANVTDLKVGDEVFSRPDIARQGTYAEYVAVDAHLVVKKPASLSFEEAASLPLVAHTAWQVMFEVMDAKPGDRIFIGAGSGGVGTVAIQLAKAHGLYVVTSTSTPNVDWVSELGADEVIDYKQQDPADSVRDLDFVFDTMGGDGQGKLYNMLKENGMLVSISTPPNEEEAKQAKARVEYVFMQPTGERMKKIAEAVEKGELKPVVDRIFDLEDTKQAHDYGEEGHAKGKIVIKVK, encoded by the coding sequence ATGAAAGCAGCGTATATCGAACAATATGGTGGATCGGATGAGTTCAAGGTAGGAGAGATTGAGCAACCGACGATTGGTGTAGACGATGTATTGATTGAAGTTCATGCAGCGAGCGTCAACCCGGTTGATTGGAAGTTACGTGAAGGGTACTTAAAAGAGATGCTCAGTTACGACATGCCGCTCGTCATCGGTTGGGATGTATCGGGTGTTATCAAAGAAGTCGGAGCGAACGTGACCGATTTGAAGGTCGGAGATGAAGTCTTCAGCCGCCCGGATATTGCCCGTCAAGGCACATATGCCGAGTATGTTGCGGTCGATGCCCATCTTGTCGTCAAAAAACCGGCTTCGCTGAGCTTTGAGGAGGCCGCATCACTCCCACTCGTCGCACATACGGCGTGGCAAGTCATGTTCGAAGTGATGGATGCGAAACCAGGCGACCGGATTTTCATCGGTGCCGGTTCAGGTGGCGTCGGGACGGTCGCAATCCAGCTCGCGAAAGCACATGGCTTGTATGTCGTCACGTCAACGAGCACGCCGAACGTCGATTGGGTCAGTGAACTCGGAGCCGATGAAGTCATCGACTATAAACAACAAGACCCGGCAGACAGCGTGCGTGACCTCGATTTCGTTTTCGATACGATGGGGGGAGACGGACAGGGCAAACTGTACAACATGCTTAAAGAAAATGGGATGCTCGTCTCAATTTCAACGCCGCCGAACGAAGAGGAAGCAAAACAGGCGAAGGCACGCGTCGAATATGTCTTCATGCAGCCGACAGGCGAACGGATGAAAAAAATTGCGGAAGCCGTCGAAAAAGGTGAACTGAAACCCGTCGTCGACCGGATCTTTGATCTTGAGGATACGAAACAAGCCCATGATTACGGAGAAGAAGGGCATGCGAAAGGCAAGATCGTCATTAAAGTGAAATGA